A genomic region of Bradyrhizobium sp. ORS 278 contains the following coding sequences:
- a CDS encoding alpha/beta hydrolase: MFRSTLAVLLVTSLWLVQSISLSPAHAGAFLERWQARMAAREVDGQNAPAAEYVYGADPLQTLDYWQARAGVAAPLIVFVHGGGWKRGDKRNATGAEKVAHLLAQGYAFASIDYRLVPEATVEQQASDVAAAVAWLRTNSERLGINPARIVLMGHSAGAHLVALVGTDPRYLRAVGLSLRDVSGIIALDGACYDVARQLSDSGRFMIDTYIQAFGTDPARQRALSPTLQAAKPNAPAFLILHVDRADGKAQSEALGAALAQAGTPAEVQGVGGTGLRGHMEINRELGDPNYPATAIVDAWLRKMIGTK, from the coding sequence ATGTTTCGTTCGACACTTGCCGTTCTGCTGGTGACGAGCCTGTGGCTCGTGCAGTCCATCTCGCTTTCACCGGCGCATGCAGGTGCTTTCCTGGAGCGTTGGCAAGCGCGGATGGCCGCACGCGAGGTCGACGGTCAAAACGCGCCGGCCGCAGAATATGTCTATGGCGCCGATCCGCTACAGACGCTCGATTATTGGCAGGCGAGGGCGGGCGTCGCCGCGCCGCTGATCGTATTTGTGCATGGCGGTGGCTGGAAGCGCGGTGACAAGCGCAACGCGACCGGGGCTGAGAAGGTCGCGCATCTCCTGGCGCAGGGCTATGCCTTCGCGTCTATCGACTATCGCCTCGTTCCGGAAGCAACCGTGGAGCAGCAGGCCTCGGACGTTGCCGCGGCCGTGGCGTGGTTGCGTACCAATTCGGAGCGGTTGGGGATCAATCCGGCGCGCATCGTGCTGATGGGGCACAGCGCCGGCGCGCATCTCGTGGCGCTGGTCGGGACCGATCCGCGCTACTTGCGCGCGGTCGGGCTGTCGTTGCGCGACGTCAGCGGCATCATCGCGCTGGATGGCGCATGCTACGACGTGGCGCGCCAGCTCTCCGATAGCGGGCGCTTCATGATCGACACCTACATCCAGGCGTTCGGCACCGACCCCGCGCGCCAGCGGGCGCTGTCGCCGACGCTGCAGGCCGCAAAGCCGAACGCGCCGGCGTTCCTGATCCTCCATGTCGACCGCGCCGACGGCAAGGCGCAGTCCGAGGCGCTCGGCGCTGCCCTGGCGCAGGCGGGCACGCCGGCCGAGGTCCAGGGCGTCGGCGGCACCGGCCTGCGCGGCCACATGGAGATCAACCGCGAGCTCGGCGATCCCAACTATCCGGCCACCGCGATCGTCGATGCCTGGTTGCGCAAGATGATCGGCACGAAGTGA
- a CDS encoding tetratricopeptide repeat protein — protein MSTVGSRAFQKARQEKKQKKLIETQLTVAFRAFQAGRQAEAQAQCAKLLQEVPDCFDAMHLLGVSLVSSARFAEAATFLAQAVALEPNSADAHSNLGWALVNCERYEEARASLERSLALRPNAPITLRNLTIALLRLKKGEAALANAVRALELKPDDVDSWSNRAVAELMLRHWDAAAASAEQALTFNPTHFEAMVNKGLAHLELHHFELAEAIFNAALAARPMHAELLAHRGRLYMLSGHTDAAEADFDAAVRLDPQLQLGWQGKAQISILKGNIAAAMAACRRVLDANPAAQTALTLLGACLGRLGDVAGAVARFDQALAVQPDYDEAITKKIFYLDFLSGADFAVQQATRKYWWVAVGSKFPRRTLAPRSLDPNRRIVVGYVSADFRMHSAAFAFLPVLRGHDKSQLQVNCYSASPRHDDFTAQFKAIADVWVEAANLSDDELADRIQADGVDILVDLSGYTTGTRMPVFARKPAPIQVTAWGSGTGTGLETMDYFFADPVTVPENVRPLFAEHVHDLPSVITIDPLLDIRPSPLPMLQNGHVTFGVYNRIDKISDEAIALWARLLAEVPDADLVIKHLALNDPMVRDGLISRFVSRGVPEARLVCLGASERSEHLRSYDRIDISLDPFPQNGGISTFESLYMGVPVVAKLGLGAASRAAGGILTAAGLPDWVAADDDGYIRIAKTFAAQPELLAKLRAELPGMVARSPAGDVANYTRCVEAGYRQFWQTYCATGGKR, from the coding sequence TTGAGCACCGTCGGTTCGCGCGCCTTCCAGAAGGCACGGCAGGAAAAGAAGCAGAAGAAGCTGATCGAGACGCAGCTGACGGTGGCATTCAGGGCCTTCCAGGCGGGACGCCAGGCGGAAGCGCAGGCGCAATGCGCGAAGCTGCTGCAGGAAGTGCCGGACTGTTTCGACGCCATGCACCTGCTCGGCGTGTCCCTGGTGTCATCCGCCCGCTTCGCCGAGGCGGCGACCTTCCTGGCGCAGGCCGTGGCGCTCGAGCCGAACTCGGCGGACGCGCATTCCAATCTCGGCTGGGCGCTGGTGAATTGCGAACGCTACGAGGAGGCGCGCGCGTCGCTGGAGCGATCGCTGGCGCTGCGGCCCAACGCGCCGATCACGCTGCGCAACCTGACGATCGCCCTGCTGCGGCTCAAGAAGGGCGAGGCGGCTCTGGCGAACGCAGTGCGGGCGCTGGAGCTGAAGCCGGATGACGTCGACTCCTGGAGCAACCGTGCCGTCGCCGAATTGATGCTGCGGCACTGGGACGCCGCGGCGGCCAGCGCCGAGCAAGCGCTGACGTTCAACCCGACCCATTTCGAGGCCATGGTCAACAAGGGTCTCGCCCATCTCGAGCTGCATCATTTCGAGCTCGCGGAGGCGATCTTCAACGCAGCTCTCGCCGCGCGGCCGATGCATGCCGAACTGCTGGCGCATCGCGGCCGGCTCTACATGCTGTCGGGACACACCGACGCCGCGGAGGCCGATTTCGATGCCGCCGTGCGGCTGGATCCGCAGCTGCAACTGGGATGGCAGGGCAAGGCGCAGATCTCGATTCTCAAGGGCAACATCGCCGCGGCCATGGCGGCCTGCCGGCGCGTGCTCGACGCCAACCCCGCCGCCCAGACCGCCCTCACTCTGCTCGGCGCCTGCCTCGGCCGTCTCGGCGACGTCGCCGGTGCGGTCGCGCGATTCGATCAGGCGCTGGCCGTACAGCCGGACTATGACGAGGCGATCACCAAGAAGATCTTCTATCTCGACTTCCTCTCCGGCGCCGATTTCGCCGTGCAGCAGGCGACGCGGAAATATTGGTGGGTGGCGGTCGGCTCCAAATTCCCGCGCCGCACGCTCGCGCCGCGCTCGCTCGATCCCAACCGGCGCATCGTGGTCGGCTACGTCTCGGCCGATTTCCGCATGCACTCGGCGGCCTTCGCCTTCCTGCCGGTGCTGCGCGGGCACGACAAGTCGCAGCTGCAGGTCAACTGTTACTCGGCCTCGCCGCGGCACGACGATTTCACCGCGCAGTTCAAGGCGATCGCCGACGTCTGGGTCGAGGCCGCCAACCTCTCCGACGACGAGCTCGCCGACCGCATCCAGGCCGACGGCGTCGACATCCTCGTCGATCTCTCCGGCTACACCACCGGCACCCGCATGCCGGTGTTCGCGCGCAAGCCGGCGCCGATCCAGGTCACGGCCTGGGGCAGCGGCACCGGCACGGGCCTCGAGACGATGGACTACTTTTTCGCCGATCCGGTCACGGTGCCGGAGAACGTCCGGCCGCTGTTCGCCGAGCACGTCCACGATCTGCCCTCGGTGATCACGATCGATCCGCTGCTCGACATCCGGCCCTCGCCGCTGCCGATGCTGCAGAACGGCCATGTCACCTTCGGTGTCTACAACCGCATCGACAAGATTTCCGACGAGGCGATCGCGCTGTGGGCCCGGCTGCTGGCCGAGGTGCCGGATGCCGATCTCGTCATCAAGCATCTCGCGCTCAACGATCCCATGGTGCGCGACGGGTTGATCAGCCGCTTCGTCAGCCGCGGGGTGCCGGAGGCGCGCCTGGTCTGCCTCGGTGCCAGCGAGCGCAGCGAGCATCTGCGCTCGTATGACCGCATCGACATCTCGCTGGATCCGTTCCCGCAGAATGGCGGCATCTCGACGTTCGAGTCGCTGTATATGGGCGTGCCGGTGGTGGCGAAGCTCGGCCTCGGCGCGGCCTCGCGCGCGGCCGGCGGCATTCTCACCGCGGCCGGACTGCCCGACTGGGTCGCCGCTGATGATGACGGCTACATCCGCATCGCCAAGACCTTCGCTGCCCAGCCGGAGCTGCTGGCGAAGCTGCGCGCCGAACTGCCCGGCATGGTCGCACGCTCGCCGGCCGGCGACGTCGCCAACTACACGCGCTGCGTCGAGGCAGGCTATCGGCAGTTCTGGCAGACCTATTGCGCGACAGGGGGTAAACGCTGA
- the flhA gene encoding flagellar biosynthesis protein FlhA has translation MVDVTAGQGAGAPAGGFSIGDLKTLIMRGDIALALGILTILVVLILPLPSLVLDLFLAISITLSILILMTALFIQAPLEFSSFPTILLISTMLRLSLNLASTRLILSRGHEGTDAAGHVIEAFGNFVMGGNFVIGIIVFAILVTVNFVVITKGSGRIAEVAARFHLDSMPGKQMAIDADLSAGLIDEKVAKIRRKELEDESGFFGAMDGASKFVRGDAVAGLLVVFINIIGGIIIGVAQQGLGFAEAARTYTTLTVGDGLVTQVPALIVSTAAGLLVSKAGVTGAADKALIKQFSGYPQALGMSAAVMLVLALLPGIPTVPFLALGGGAAALALKARRHKEVAKAEEIAAAAAAPAAAASAAAAEEPISAALKIDDLKIELGYALLPLVNAPDGTDRLTDQIKALRRSLAIEMGFVMPSVRILDNVQLEANTYIIKIKEVDAGSGKIWPSQFMVMDPGGNQVAVPGIHTTEPTFGLPATWVDAGLKEEATLKGYTVVDAATVLSTHLTELLKANMSDLLSYGEVQKLLKELPKEQSELVKDIVPTQITISGIQRVLQLLLSERISIRDLSTILEGVADALAFSRNPASIVEHVRARLARQICAQNTSPMGYLPLIALSAKWEQAFAESLIGQGEERSLAMQPSKLSEFMTATRDAFERAAREGESPVLVTSAAIRPFVRSLVERFRAQTTVLSQAEIHPRARLKTVGSV, from the coding sequence ATGGTCGACGTCACGGCGGGTCAGGGGGCCGGTGCACCGGCCGGCGGTTTTTCGATCGGCGATCTCAAGACGCTGATCATGCGCGGCGACATCGCGCTGGCGCTCGGCATCCTCACCATCCTGGTGGTGCTGATCCTGCCGCTGCCTTCGCTGGTGCTCGACCTCTTCCTGGCGATCTCGATCACCCTGTCGATCCTGATTCTGATGACCGCCCTGTTCATCCAGGCGCCGCTGGAATTCTCGTCCTTCCCGACCATCCTGCTGATCTCGACGATGCTGCGGCTGTCGCTGAACCTGGCCTCGACAAGGCTGATCCTGTCGCGCGGCCATGAGGGCACCGATGCGGCCGGCCACGTCATCGAGGCGTTCGGCAATTTCGTGATGGGCGGCAACTTCGTCATCGGCATCATCGTGTTCGCGATCCTGGTGACGGTGAACTTCGTCGTCATCACCAAGGGTTCGGGCCGCATCGCCGAGGTCGCGGCGCGCTTCCATTTGGACTCCATGCCCGGCAAGCAGATGGCGATCGACGCCGATCTCTCCGCCGGCCTGATCGACGAGAAGGTCGCCAAGATCAGGCGCAAGGAACTGGAGGATGAAAGCGGCTTCTTCGGCGCCATGGACGGCGCCTCCAAATTCGTCCGCGGCGACGCGGTCGCAGGCCTGCTCGTCGTCTTCATCAACATCATCGGCGGCATCATCATCGGCGTCGCCCAGCAGGGCCTGGGCTTTGCCGAAGCCGCCCGCACCTACACGACGCTGACGGTCGGCGACGGCCTCGTCACCCAGGTGCCGGCGCTGATCGTCTCCACCGCGGCGGGCCTGCTCGTCTCCAAGGCCGGCGTCACCGGCGCGGCCGACAAGGCGCTGATCAAGCAGTTCTCCGGCTATCCGCAGGCGCTCGGCATGTCGGCCGCCGTCATGCTGGTGCTGGCCCTGCTGCCTGGCATCCCGACCGTCCCCTTCCTTGCGCTCGGCGGCGGCGCTGCCGCGCTCGCGCTGAAGGCCCGCCGGCATAAGGAAGTCGCCAAGGCCGAGGAGATCGCTGCAGCCGCTGCCGCGCCCGCCGCCGCGGCCAGCGCCGCGGCTGCCGAGGAGCCGATCTCCGCCGCGCTCAAGATCGACGACCTCAAGATCGAGCTCGGCTACGCGCTGCTGCCGCTGGTCAACGCGCCCGACGGCACCGACCGGCTGACCGACCAGATCAAGGCGCTCAGGCGGTCGCTGGCGATCGAGATGGGCTTCGTAATGCCGTCGGTGCGCATCCTCGACAACGTCCAGCTCGAGGCCAACACCTACATCATCAAGATCAAGGAGGTCGACGCCGGCTCCGGCAAGATCTGGCCGAGTCAGTTCATGGTCATGGACCCCGGCGGCAACCAGGTCGCGGTGCCCGGCATCCACACGACAGAGCCGACCTTCGGGCTGCCCGCCACCTGGGTCGACGCGGGACTGAAGGAGGAGGCGACGCTGAAGGGCTACACGGTGGTGGACGCGGCGACCGTGCTGTCGACGCATCTGACCGAGCTGCTCAAGGCGAATATGAGCGACCTGCTCTCCTACGGCGAGGTGCAGAAGCTTCTCAAGGAGCTGCCGAAGGAGCAGAGCGAGCTGGTCAAGGACATCGTGCCGACGCAGATCACGATCTCCGGCATTCAGCGCGTGCTGCAGCTACTGTTGTCGGAGCGCATCTCGATCCGCGACCTCTCGACCATCCTCGAAGGCGTCGCCGACGCGCTCGCCTTCTCGCGCAATCCGGCGTCGATCGTCGAGCATGTGCGCGCCCGGCTCGCACGCCAGATCTGCGCCCAGAACACCTCGCCGATGGGCTACCTGCCGCTGATCGCGTTGTCGGCGAAGTGGGAGCAGGCGTTTGCGGAATCGCTGATCGGCCAGGGCGAGGAGCGCAGTCTCGCGATGCAGCCGTCGAAACTGTCTGAGTTCATGACCGCGACCCGCGACGCCTTCGAGCGCGCCGCGCGCGAAGGCGAATCGCCGGTGCTGGTGACCTCGGCGGCGATCCGTCCGTTCGTTCGCTCGCTGGTGGAGCGCTTCCGCGCTCAGACGACGGTGCTGTCCCAGGCCGAGATCCATCCGCGGGCGCGGCTGAAGACGGTGGGAAGCGTTTAA
- a CDS encoding cytochrome c, giving the protein MLLETFRRSVRLTLAVSGLAGLASFVAIADLRADGPAPAPAYVPTVSDLMIATIQPRHVRLWIAAHSGNWAFSAYELGNLKGAFNRVSRAQPLVDGNSFADMNAAVTQQPFDALAQAIKQKDLSQFERSYADLTAACNSCHQALNRAVVVIKVPQTASVADQDFAPGAE; this is encoded by the coding sequence ATGCTCCTTGAAACATTCCGCCGTAGCGTACGGCTGACCTTGGCCGTCTCAGGCCTGGCCGGGCTTGCCTCGTTTGTGGCCATAGCTGATCTGCGCGCGGACGGGCCGGCACCGGCTCCGGCCTATGTGCCCACTGTGAGTGATCTGATGATCGCCACCATCCAGCCGCGCCACGTCAGGCTGTGGATCGCGGCGCACAGCGGCAATTGGGCGTTCAGCGCCTACGAGCTCGGCAATCTCAAGGGCGCTTTCAATCGCGTCAGCCGTGCGCAGCCGCTGGTCGATGGCAATTCGTTCGCCGACATGAACGCGGCGGTGACGCAGCAGCCGTTCGACGCGCTGGCGCAGGCCATCAAGCAGAAGGATCTGTCGCAGTTCGAGCGGTCCTATGCGGATCTCACCGCCGCCTGCAATTCCTGCCATCAGGCGCTCAACCGCGCCGTGGTCGTGATCAAGGTGCCGCAAACCGCGAGCGTCGCCGACCAGGACTTTGCGCCCGGCGCGGAGTGA
- a CDS encoding GNAT family N-acetyltransferase, with protein sequence MTSEHPDTRVIIIRRTPPDFKGWEQVRALILEAFAYMDARIDPPSSALRLTLQSMQDDAEKGALLLADRAGDLVGCVFVRPKGDGLYLGKLAVRPGLQGVGIGRRLVDAAGEEARRLGLKALELQTRIELTENHEVFGRMGFVKIAETAHERFDRPTSITMRASV encoded by the coding sequence ATGACATCAGAACACCCCGACACGCGCGTCATCATCATTCGTCGCACCCCGCCCGATTTCAAGGGGTGGGAACAGGTCCGCGCGCTGATCCTCGAGGCATTCGCCTATATGGACGCGCGAATCGACCCTCCGTCATCGGCCTTGCGGCTCACGCTACAGTCGATGCAGGACGACGCTGAAAAGGGGGCGCTGCTGCTAGCCGATCGTGCCGGCGATCTCGTCGGCTGTGTGTTTGTGCGACCCAAGGGTGATGGGCTCTATCTGGGCAAGCTTGCCGTTCGCCCGGGTCTGCAAGGCGTCGGGATCGGGCGACGCTTGGTGGACGCAGCCGGCGAGGAGGCGCGCAGGTTGGGTCTGAAAGCCTTGGAGCTGCAGACCCGAATCGAGCTGACGGAAAATCACGAGGTCTTCGGCCGCATGGGCTTCGTGAAGATCGCCGAGACGGCACACGAGAGATTCGATCGACCAACCAGCATCACCATGCGCGCGAGCGTGTAG
- a CDS encoding shikimate kinase, producing the protein MGAGKSTQAKLLAEALQLRRCSLDQVRWDYYREIGFDDDVQRRIMEKEGLRGVYRYWKPFEAHAVERALAEHPDCVIDFGAGHSVFEDDELLARVRRALAPYQNVILLLPSPDPDESIAILNARNLNDRPPGEFDINAHFVRHPSNGALAKIIVYTKGKTPEETRDAIIERVRSEKVHR; encoded by the coding sequence ATGGGAGCCGGCAAGAGCACGCAGGCAAAGCTTCTCGCGGAGGCGTTGCAGCTTCGGCGGTGCTCGCTGGATCAGGTCCGATGGGATTACTATCGCGAGATCGGGTTCGACGATGACGTCCAGCGCAGGATCATGGAGAAGGAAGGACTCCGCGGCGTCTATCGGTACTGGAAGCCGTTCGAAGCTCACGCGGTCGAGCGGGCCTTGGCTGAGCATCCCGATTGCGTCATCGACTTCGGCGCCGGGCACTCGGTGTTCGAGGACGATGAACTCCTCGCACGGGTTCGGAGGGCGCTTGCGCCCTACCAAAATGTCATTCTTCTGCTGCCGTCTCCGGATCCGGATGAATCCATTGCGATCCTGAACGCCAGAAACCTGAACGACCGCCCGCCTGGCGAATTCGACATCAATGCTCATTTCGTCCGTCATCCCTCGAACGGTGCTCTTGCGAAGATCATCGTCTACACCAAGGGAAAGACACCGGAGGAGACACGCGATGCGATCATCGAGCGGGTCAGGAGCGAGAAGGTGCATCGCTGA